In the genome of Populus trichocarpa isolate Nisqually-1 chromosome 6, P.trichocarpa_v4.1, whole genome shotgun sequence, one region contains:
- the LOC7495710 gene encoding la protein 1 — translation MATPSLDEETTKEVLRQVEFYFSDSNIPRDNFLRNTIESSEDGLVSLALICSFKKMKGYLKLMDVKPEEIPEPTVQAVAETLRKSTSLKVSEDGKKVGRMAALLKPDEAIEQLDVRTVAVSPLKYNAKREELESFFGQHAKVTSVRMPRHVGDKRVFCGTALIEFSSEEDAEKILNQSLVFEGAELELKPKKEFDTERAQEEEEFENSRSSTGPHNKNSSNEEGNYPKGLIIAFALKSKLAGGSAEQNGAQEPANGDANACEADGGSSSSENTTKENEQKVPETVKTDDENNVDHVDGDNGSESTVIKTGEEKSSEDSNEKEEGKEKPNPAASKDDKNVVLREDLKAVFERFGTVKYVDFKMGDESGYLRFEEAEAAQKARAAAVLAKEEGLVVKNFIATLEPVTGEAEKEYWNQLRGQKERRFENKGNRGRGGKHYRGGGKHPRSRENNYGRPNKAQKVGAS, via the exons ATGGCAACTCCTTCTCTGGACGAAGAAACCACTAAGGAAGTCCTTAGACAG GTTGAATTTTACTTCAGTGACAGCAACATACCTCGTGATAATTTCTTGAGAAACACAATCGAATCTAGTGAAGATGGCT TGGTGAGTTTGGCTTTGATTTGTTCGTTTAAGAAGATGAAAGGTTACTTGAAATTAATGGACGTAAAGCCTGAAGAAATACCTGAACCTACTGTTCAGGCTGTGGCAGAAACGTTGAGAAAATCTACCTCTCTTAAAGTTTCTGAAGATG GTAAGAAAGTAGGCAGGATGGCAGCTCTATTGAAGCCGGATGAGGCTATAGAGCAATTAGATGTAAGAACAGTTGCTGTCTCACCGTTAAAATATAATGCGAAGCGGGAAGAGCTGGAGTCGTTTTTTGGTCAACATGCGAAG GTTACAAGTGTGAGGATGCCTCGTCATGTTGGTGACAAAAGGGTATTTTGTGGCACTGCTTTGATCGAGTTCTCATCAGAGGAAGATGctgaaaagatattaaatcaAAGCTTGGTTTTTGAAGGTGCCGAGCTAGAATTAAAACCAAA GAAGGAATTTGATACAGAAAGAGCACAAGAAGAAGAGGAATTTGAAAATTCCCGTTCCTCAACAGGCCCCCATAACAAGAACAGTTCCAATGAAGAGGGCAA CTACCCGAAGGGCTTAATTATTGCGTTTGCTTTAAAGAGTAAGCTAGCTGGAGGTTCTGCAGAACAAAATGGTGCACAGGAGCCTGCCAATGGTGATGCAAATGCCTGTGAAGCAGATGGAGGGTCAAGTTCATCAGAGAATACAACCAAAGAAAATGAACAGAAGGTGCCAGAAACTGTCAAGACTGATGATGAAAACAATGTGGATCATGTTGATGGGGACAATGGCTCTGAAAGCACAGTAATAAAAACTGGAGAGGAGAAATCATCTGAAGATTCAAATGAAAAGGaggaagggaaggaaaaaccTAACCCAGCTGCTTCCAAGGATGACAAGAATGTTGTTCTGCGTGAAGATCTGAAGGCTGTCTTTGAAAGATTTGGCACTGTGAAG TATGTTGATTTCAAGATGGGAGATGAATCAGGATACCTTCGATttgaagaagcagaagcagcTCAGAAAGCTCGAGCAGCTGCAGTACTGGCTAAAGAAGAGGGTCTGGTTGTGAAGAATTTCATTGCCACTTTAGAACCTGTGACTG GTGAGGCAGAAAAGGAATACTGGAACCAACTCCGTGGACAAAAAGAAAGGCGATTTGAAAATAAGGGCAACCGAGGAAG gGGTGGGAAACACTACAGGGGTGGTGGCAAACATCCCCGCTCTAGAGAAAACAATTATGGGAGACCAAATAAAGCTCAGAAAGTTGGAGCATCATGA